The DNA region gcttggcctagtggtctagtttctcacatttggtttggattttcaggttaaaagtgcaaaaggcttaaggagagaaatggaaattgaaaattgaatttgtttgatgttgtccactaacatgtctttgttttgtagggattgatgcttgagcttgagcttatagcgtgcatttgtgtgcattaacttgtgttgctttgtacagattaactgattaacaatttgctgtttactgttggtttgtctgagtactgatgatacttgattgatttcaggtacatttagtcgcttacagttctttaagaacttgcttgctgctgcttggtttttaaaccatttgaggtaggacttctattcttcatgtagtctggaagacctggcctgttacttggccaggcaactgtctgaagtcctccttaagaggcgatgtttgtggttgtttacatttgtgcccaagcaggtgaagacctctatgaggcaattggcggaacccaagggatatgcaatctatcccccgctattctgttgagtcgtccctctgctcacacggctgtgtgttgatgcattgggacacaaacccaagatcttgtgctgttgcacaatcgagtcagagtcttgagcgtagaagggtccctccattctggaccgacgctcctttgtctgaagctctccctggtcagggataagagctgtgaagtctaatcttcactcacctttcatcagcttcaccttagcccctcaatggcaaggttaagagctaaccttaccccgatacagaggcttgtttgttgaggttgatatgacccctcgactaaagcctagccttgatgtttgagccccttgttggtgtgtttatttcatgttgtatatgtttgtgtggtgtgattgtatcccctaggtttgctagactccgcgtagtctcgtttgcatgtcaattaaggtagcacggttccttcgtataggacttcctttcttgcttgagctttcctaaaacacaaacaaacattatcccctcttaaggatacgtcaactccttctactacaggtgagtaagtctccaaaggtcgagcatccggtagattgcgtagtgacgttgtccacttaaaaaacacaaaccaacaggaatagtttagtcgaactacggcaactctgattctcatgtccagatgagatacgtaggcacgagatgcgatgtcttgtcgagtttgactaacaactaacactaattcttttctctcgccctcgttgcgattgagacctcccctttctcttgccctagttgcaatcgagacccttcttcttcctgtgtcttgttgtgtgcttggaagctgatgtaagtccatcgagtggcgttcgggttctAGAGTGAGTtcgtttggttcggatgctgatgtaagtccagtgattggcattcaggctccacgtttgcctttgcctgtatttgtttgtgtgcgtgtcagccgagctacgaatgctctgattctccttcgtccaaaggagatacgtatgcataggatgcaacatcctagcgagcatgtgtcgtttccccagtccaaactacttagactctgatgtctatgcttgatagactaagtaggcccaggatgcgatatcctgccgagtcagtcttgtctgttttcttgtgtctctttcagcctgtatagatgattgtgtgagcagtgttttagcaaccatttccctccctattgtgcgtggatcccgtcgagtacgacggatgcgtaggggtgctaataccttcccttcgcataaccgactcccgatcccattctctttggtcgcgagaccatgctttttctaggtttactctgagcgtttcctttccctcttttgggataaataacgcacggtggcggctctgttgttcttgttttcccgccggtttttcgcgtaatgcgacagtatTGCCTTTTATCCATGTActttttaaatattaataatacTGTTCTATTTTTATTGATTTCTGTTTTCGTGGTTGTAGATTCCTGGGCCGTCTCCTTCGAAAGGACAGACTATAGAACACCAGAAGAAAATTGGCCTTTGGGCAGTGGTGCTTCCTTCAGCAGATGCTAGCGTTGTTCGAAGGACACTTTCAACACTAACGGAAGAGCCCAATGGTCTTCCTGGGTCGAATGAAAGTTCTGAGACGGTTCAAAAAAGAGAGGCTTTTTGGTCATCGGTGAAGCCAACTCATTTTGGTGTGAAAATAGGCTCAAAGTCTTTGTTTGGCATATTAAGAATTATCATGGTTGGAATTTGTATTGGTCTTTTCGGAAGCACTGGTTTTGGACGGTGGCTTCTTTTGAAATTTCCTTCTTTATTTAGCCTTGGTTGGTTCAGGAAGAATGGCCCTTCTGAAGAGGAAGTCGAAAGCGCATCTTTCAAGATGTGGTTTGTCGGACGCGGTTTTAGTAACGGGAGTCTTGCTTCACAGGAAAACACTAAACATGATATGGAAATTGTAACTAGAGTAACAGGACCTGAAGTTGGATATGTAGCGACCCCAATAATTCTTGTTCAGTGTGCTCTCATTCTTCTCAGCCAGCGCAAAAACCTACCTAAAGGAGGTGTTTACCCTCCTGGAATCGTATTTGGTCCTACTGATCTCCAACAGAAACTTCAACAAAATGGAATATCCTTTGATGTCATCTCAAAAAGTACTATTTCTTCTTGAGCTTGTAAGTTTCTATCTTTACACTTTAATAAGGAGTGAAATTAAATACAATGGTCACATCATAGAATTAGACAACCATATAGAGAAAAACTTCATATCtgttttttcttatttatttatCAAGAGAATTTGAAACATAAATAAGGATAAAAAAGGTATAAAAAAGACAAAAACATGAATTATTAAACTCTGTCATTCTTGAATCATTGTTTGTCCTCAAACAACTAGTTCACATAGGAAGTCTAAGGATAAATACATTTTTATAAGAATTATGATACATGGATGTATGAATACTCGTTCAAAATCCACAAGACAGTTAATCTAAGTTTTACGTCTTTTAAGGCTCACATAACTAAAGGTTCTTACAAAAGCATTTTATTAATTCCTTCCTCAAATATTAAATTCTCTCCATAAGGTTGAATGTCTGATTTTCCTATATGTGGTATGTTGTGATTAAAAGTCAAGCAAGTACAACATGTACACAAAAACTGcggatttataatccatattttttttttcatatgtagtgtcctcaacaacgtaatcaaatagattgcgggtatttcatgttgaggtttatgcgagatactcttgctttgggccgattaaagattcccaccgatgtatgtatttctaacttatgagttatttttatatttacacatatctcatataattaaatagttggaattaattcaaaatatgttatattattatgtagtactttgatgaattcaagtgtgcattttatacaaaggatcaagtggacgaaatcaaagaggagtggtgtcaattcatgataaagctcaatgtttgttcataaatttgtgtaattaatgtgtacatttgtagtatatgttatgacttgtaaatgtgtacataaatttgtatatattttgatacatttaaggcaaaattggtttgaattggtatatatatatatattgttagccaaaaattggtagaaaaaaggccaaaatggcttatataaaatgtgataattgt from Lathyrus oleraceus cultivar Zhongwan6 chromosome 1, CAAS_Psat_ZW6_1.0, whole genome shotgun sequence includes:
- the LOC127130567 gene encoding probable mitochondrial saccharopine dehydrogenase-like oxidoreductase At5g39410; amino-acid sequence: MEPKVTKFDLIILGASGFTGKYVLKEALKFLNKSPLNSIAIAGRNPTKLSQTLKWASNPNPPPTITILPADTSDPSSLRSLCSQTRLILNCVGPFRLHGESVVSACVDSGCDYLDICGEPEFMERMESDYHDRAGETGSLVVSACGFDSVPAELGLLFNSLQWVGPAVPNRVEAYVSLESRKRIVGNFATYESAVLGVANAKDLQAFRRSRPRRRPRPQIPGPSPSKGQTIEHQKKIGLWAVVLPSADASVVRRTLSTLTEEPNGLPGSNESSETVQKREAFWSSVKPTHFGVKIGSKSLFGILRIIMVGICIGLFGSTGFGRWLLLKFPSLFSLGWFRKNGPSEEEVESASFKMWFVGRGFSNGSLASQENTKHDMEIVTRVTGPEVGYVATPIILVQCALILLSQRKNLPKGGVYPPGIVFGPTDLQQKLQQNGISFDVISKSTISS